A stretch of DNA from Methanogenium sp. S4BF:
GTATTCTGCTGCCACTCCAGTGCTGCCTGCACCGCCCGTTCATAGGCATGCGTATCGCAGAATGGACGCGGAATCTCAATTACGTTCGCACCCGCCCGGTACTGGAGACGAAGCAGGTCGACAAATGATTCTTTCGGGAGCCCCGCAACGTCGGTAAAGAAGGTGTAATGCAGCAGTTTGGCAGGGGACTCTATCCGGCGCATCCGCTCACAGACGGCATCCTCCATCGCCTCTTTTTTCTCCGGGTGCCGGCGCATTCGCTCAATATCTGATCGATGCACCCAGAGATCATATTCACCCACACTGGTGCGGCACCGGGGATCAACCGGTGCATCCCCCATCGCATGACATCCAATATCTGACGCCACATAGGCCGGCGTCATTACATGGCCCCCCCCAATGTCCAGCACCCCCTGCCGGCCATTGAAGTCATCCACTTCAACAACAAATGATGACATCTAATTCAACAACATGTGATGACATGGAAACGAACATATATATAATTAATTGACCAAAAACACGCATTTTATCCACAAAATGCGATACAGATAAATATTATGTACAAATCAGGACATTCAATTTGAAAACAAGACTGCACAGGAAAAAACCGATCCAATCCACCCCACGGATCGGCAAATATCAGGTACAAGGAGACACCGTCCGGTCAGATATGGGGGGCAACCTTCGCGACTGCGGCGAAAGACACCGCATCACCCATCTCTGCAGCAAAAGGGCAGTGCAGGGATCTATCACCACCATTGTACTGCAGAAGCTTCCGGCAGAACGGCCGGTCATACTACTGCTGAGCGCTGGCGCCGCTCACCAGAGCGCCGTTCCGGTCCTCTCACGGAGGAGGCGCAGGAAGCACCAGATAGACAGGGACGGATCTCATTCACAATTTCATGACCTTTCCCACCCCCGATGCCGGAAAGCGTGGTGGAGAAATGCTGCCTGACATGCTCGCTCAGGGTAAGGCTGCTGACAGTATCCACTCCAAACCAGTGGATGACCATCCCCGGCATCTCCCGACCATGCATCCCAGAGTATGAACAGGGAAACGAGAATGCATGCACCCGGACATCCTGGTGCTTCAGCTTCCTGCGAACCAGATAGAGAAGTGGTTTGTCCAGACGGCGGCAGTCAAGGCCAATGCCACCCAGATGCGGCAGATACCGCTCCAGCATCATGAGATCATCAGCAGTTCGGGCAATACCCATCAGCGGGGCTCCACAGCCGGTATGCCGCTGCCACGCCAGTGCATCCAGAACAGCCTGTTCATACATCCCTGTAGTACAGTATACCCGGGGAATCTCAACCACACCGGCACCCGCCCGGTGCTGGAGGAGGAGCAGAGCGGTTAAGCTCTCCTGACGCAGCCCCACAACATCGGTGAAGAAGTTGAAATGCAGCAGTCTGACGGGAGAGGGAAGCCGGTTCATCCGCTCACAGACAGCATTCTCCATTCTCTCTCTCTCATCCGGGTGCAGGCGGAGACGCTCGCCATCCATCCGCCCGAACCAGAGATCACAGACACCGGCATCCGGAACATTCGTCACCCCACGACAAAACCCATCCGGCGGTATATAGGCAGGAGTCCTGACACTGGCGCCACCCACATCAAGCACACCCTGCCGGCCATGGGCATCATTCACCTCCACAACAAATGGTGACATAGACAGATCATTTACGCACACATATTAATTATAATCGGCTGATTTTGTGATTGAATAAATGAATACATATTGACATTGCCGAAGAGCATTACTCTCGGAATCGTGTCTGCACACGGGAGCACAGCCGGTCGTCATTTAGCACGGCACAAACAGCACCCGTATATTTTTGGAAAAAAACAGTCGCATATCGTCACCATACTTCATCCTGATCCCCCAAAGATGCATCTGCCCTGAGCTCAAACACAATGCATATATAGAAGTTCAAATCCAATTTTATGACGCTTTAAGGAGTATCTGCATTATGTTAGCGGGACAGCCAATTATTATATTACGGGACAATGTAGACCGCATTGGCGGCAACGAAGCCCAGAGATCCAATATTATGGCGGCCAAAGCAATCGCTGAAGCCGTGCGCACCACCCTCGGCCCACGGGGAATGGACAAAATGATGGTCTCCTCATCCGGAGATGTGGTCATCACCAACGACGGTGCGACCATTCTCCACGAGATGTCAGTGGAACACCCGACGGCAAAACTCGTCGTCGAGGTTGCTGAGACCCAGGACAATGAAGTCGGAGACGGCACCACCACCGCAACGATCTTCATCGGCAGTCTGATGGAGCAGGCGGAAGCCCTCCTCAACCGGAAAGTTCACCCGACAGTCATCGCAAACGGATACCGTCTTGGTATGCAGAAGGCGATGGAGGTCATCAATGAACAGGTCATCAAAGCCGACGGAGAGGACCGTGAAATGCTCATCAAGGTCGCAGCAACCGCTGTTACCGGAAAGTCCATTGAAGGTGTCAAAGACAAGATCACCGGCATTGTCGTCGATGCCGTGCTTGCAGTCGCCCGGAAGGATGAAGACGGAAAGTACACCGTCGATGAGGATGACGTCCAGATCAAGACGATGGTCGGAGACCACATGGAAGACGCGGAACTGCTCAGGGGATTCCTCCTCGACAAGACCCGTGTCCAGCACTCCATGCCAAAGCGGCTCGAGAATGCAAAGATTGCCATGCTCTCCCAGCCACTTGAGGTGACAAAGACCCAGGTGAAGTCCAAGATCAAGATCACCTCCGCAGAACAGATGGAGGCATTCAGCGTGCAGGAGAACGAGACACTCCGTGCTATCGCAGAAGAGATTGTAGCCTCCGGCGCAAACACCGTCTTCTGCCAGAAGGGCATCGCAGACGCCGTCCAGTACTACCTCGCAAAGGAGAATATCATCGCCATTCAGGACGTCCCTGAATCCGACATGAAGAAACTCTCCCGTGCAGTCGGCGCAACCATCGTGAGCAAGCCTGAGGATCTCACAGAGGAGACCCTTGGCGAGGCAGGCCTCATCGAAGAGATGAAGGACATCACCATCACCAAGATCACCGACTGCAAGCACCCTCACACCGTGAGCATCCTCTTAAAAGGCACCTCACAGGTCTTCATCGACGAGCTCGAACGCGGCGTCTACGACGCAGCCCGTGTCGTGATGGATGCACTTGAAGACGGGGAGTACCTCGTCGGCGGTGCCGCCATCGATACCGAACTGATGATGAAGATCAGTGAGTTTGCGGCAACCCAGGAAGGCAGAACCCAGCTGGCAATCGAAGCATTCGCCCGGATGTTTGAGGTTATCCCCTACACCCTCGCGGAGAACTCAGGCTTTGACCAGATTGACAAGATGGTCGCCCTCAAGGCGGCACACGCAAACGGCGAAAACCACGCCGGCCTGAATGTCTTCACCGGCGAGATCATCGATATGTATGCAGAAGGCGTCATCGAGCCCGCCCGTGTCAAGCGGCAGGCAATTATGTCAGCGACCGAGACCGCTGCACTCATCATCCGTGTCGATGACATGATGATCTCAAAGAGTGCATCCCAGATGGGAATGTAAGATCCCCTAACCCATCGTACCCGTTTTTTTTATTTTTTCTTCCGTACGTGCACCGTTTTCCCGGACGCCGCGATATATAATCTATATATTTTCCCGCGCACCTGATCGGAGAGTAAATATACCAAACCGCTCAGCACCCTTCCGCCAGGAAAGGAAAAGAAGAGCGTTTCCGACGCACAAACAGCATTTTAACTGTAATCAGATGAATTTGAGGCAAATACGGCCTGTTTGGAACAATGATAATGATAAATAATGATTAATTCTCAATCTTCACCCATAGGTGTAATAGCGTGGAACTCTTGGTATTCCTGATTCTTTTCCCTGCACTGGCGGCATTACTATTCGGTGTTCTGCCGAACAGCCGCCTCAGGGATACAATAGTGGTACTGGTATCTGCGATTATCATCGCAGCCAGCCTGTATCTCTTTGTACTGTTTGCAGGGGCCGGGACGGTGTATTTTGACATCGACGGCGGCATGATCTCCCAGATCATGACCGGACTCGAAGTCATTATATCCGCCGGTCTCCTGTATCTTGCCGCAAAATACCGGCAGTATCTCATTGCCGGGCTGGTCGTGGTCCAGCTGGGAGTGGTGCTCTATGCCGAGTCCCTTATGCACGGGACGGAAGCACTGAACAATCTGTTCATTGACCCGTTCTCCGTCATCATGGCGATGATCATAGGCATCATCGGCAGCCTGATCTGTATCTATTCAGTCGGCTACATGCGTGACTACCACGCCCATCATGCGGAGATGCCGGACAAACGGCGCTGGTTCTTTGCCCTGCTCTTTGTCTTTCTGGCGGCAATGTTCGGTGTCGTATTCTCCAACAACCTCTTCTGGCTCTTCTTCTTCTGGGAAGTGACCACCCTCTGTTCCTTCCTTCTGATTGGATACAGCTGGGATGAGCAGGCGAGGAAGAATGCATTCTGGGCACTGCTCCTGAACCTTGTGGGCGGTCTTGGATTTGCATTCACCTTCGTCTGGGTCGGGCTGACCGATCCCTCAGGGAGCCTGATTATGATGGACAGCCTGCTCGCAGCAGGCCCTGCTGTCGCCATGATACCTGCGGCCCTCATCGGGTTTGCCGGCCTCACCAAGGCGGCACAGATGCCGTTCTCCTCATGGCTGGTCGGTGCAATGATTGCACCCACCCCGGTATCGGCACTCCTGCACTCCAGTACGATGGTAAAGGCCGGTGTCTATGTCATCGTCCGGTTTGCCCCCGTCTATGACGCAAGCATGGTCGGCTATATCATCTCCCTTGTGGGCGGCGTGACGTTCCTCCTGGCATCGGGCATCGCGATATCACAGTCCAATGCAAAGAAGGTCCTTGCCTATTCAACGATTGCAAACCTTGGCCTTGTCGTGGCCTGTGCCGGTATCGGCACCTATGCGGCAGTCTGGGCGGCAATCCTTCTGATTGTATTCCATGCAGTCGCAAAGTCGCTCCTCTTCCTCTCGGTGGGAACGGTGGAGCACAAGATCGGGAGCAGGGACATCGAGGACATGAGCGGACTTATCAGCCGCATGCCGAGGATTGCGTTGATGATGGTCATCGGTATCGCCGGCATGTTCCTTGCCCCCTTCGGGATGCTCATCTCGAAGTGGGCGGCCCTTCTGGCATTTCTCGACGCACAGTTTGGTTTCATCCTCATCCTCCTCCTGGCATTCGGCAGTGCGGTGACGGTCTTCTTCTGGACCAAATGGCTGGGAAAACTGGTGGCGGTCGCATGGAAACCCGAACCTCTGGAAGTAAAGATATCCACCTATGAATTCAGTGCTCTCGTGCCCCTCACAGTGCTGATGGTCGCAGTCTGTATCGGCTTCCCCCTGCTCTCCTCAGAGCTGGTGGTGCCCTACGTCTTCGCCATCTACGGGATGGCCGCAACCCTCGGGCAGGCAAACGTCACCATCATGCTGATGATGATCTTCATGGTGCTCATAATGCCCCTTTCCCTGTTCCACTTCCGGAAAGACCGCAAGGTGCTGTCGCATTATGTAGGCGGCAGGCCCTCCACCCCTGACATGCATTTCAAGGGCAGCATCGGTGTGCAGCGCCCGGTGGCGCTCGGCAACTACTATCTCGCGGACTACTTCGGTGAAAAACGCCTTTCACATATCGGCAACGGCCTGTGCATCGCATTCATTGCCATGATTGCGGTTACGCTTCTCATGGGGGCGGCGATATGATCACTGAAATAATCTTTGCCATCGGCTTTGTCATCTTTGCACCCTTCATCGGTGCACTCATCGGCGGTATCGACCGGAAGGTGACCGCACGGATGCAGGGGCGTGTCGGTCCGCCGGTGCTTCAGCCGCTCTATGACGTCTTCAAGCTCTTCGAAAAGGAGAAGGCAGTTGTCAGAAACGAGGTGAACTTCTACATCTTCTCGTACCTGGTGTTCGTCATATTCACCGGAGCACTCTTCTTCTCCGGCGGAGACATCCTGCTGGTCATCTTCGCACTGACACTCGCCCATGCCTTCCTGATCCTGGGGGCCTATGCAGCAGTCTCCCCATACAGCCATGTCGGAGCGGAACGTGAGCTCTTACAGCTGATGGCAGTCGAGCCAATGCTGATTCTTACGGCAACCGGATTCTACATGGCCACCGGCTCATTTGCCGTCAAAGACATCGCGCTCTGGCCTGAGCCCATCGTCATGACCATCCCGCTCATCTTTGTGGGCATCGTCTATGTGCTCACCATCAAGCTGCGCAAGTCACCCTTTGACCTCGCAACCAGCCACCATGCCCACCAGGAGCTGGTGAAGGGGGTTACCACAGAGTTTGCCGGCCCCACCCTCGGTATGGTCGAGATTGCGCACCTCTACGAGACGGTATTCTTCCTCGGCATCATCTGGCTCTTCTTTGCCTCCATGCCCTGGGTCGGTGTTCTTGCCGTCATCATTGTGTATTTCCTTGAGATACTCGTAGACAATACCACCACACGTGTCCGGTGGCAGGTGATGCTCAGGAGTGCATGGCTCGTGGCACTCGTTGCCGGTGCAATCAACCTGGGGGTTCTTGCCCTGCTCTAGGGAGGTGAGTGAAAAAATGTCATATATTACAAAATCCCCGTGGGTAATCCATTACGACGGATCCAGCTGCAATGGATGCGATATTGAAGTGCTTGCATGCCTCACCCCGCTCTATGATCTCGAGCGGTTCGGGATTGTCAACACCGGCAACCCAAAACACGCCGATGTCTTCCTGATCACAGGGGCCATCAATGAGCAGAGCCTGGCAGTTGTCAAAAACACCTATGAACAGATGCCGGACCCGAAAGTCGTGGTCGCCATCGGCATCTGCGCCACCTCCGGCGGCGTATTCCGGGAATGCTATAATGTCATGGGCGGGGTTGACCAAGTCATCCCGGTCGATGTCTATGTGCCCGGATGTGCGGCACGCCCGGAGTCCATTATTGACGGGGTTGTCCGTGCCCTCGGAATTCTCGAAGAGAAACGGACAAAGATGGCAGAGAAGGGGGGAACAAAGAAATGATCGAACAGAAACACACCATTATTGAAATTCCGGTCACCGGCCTCCTGAAAAAGACGGAGGAGTACCACACAAAGGGGTATCGGCTGGTCCAGATCGGCTGCACCCCTCTCGGAGACCGGTATGAAATCAATTATACCTTTACCAACACTTCGTACGAATTCGAGAGCCTCCGGATAACGGTTCACGACGGTGATGAGATACCCAGCATCTCCGGCATCTACTGGGGGGCATTCATCTATGAAAACGAGACTCATGACCTCTTTGGTTTGACCGTGACCGGCATGAACGTCGATTTCCAGGGACACCTCATCGAGACACGGATCCCGACACCCTTCAAAAACCCACCATCGGTAACGAAAGTTCCCAAAGGAGGGGATGCATCATGAGCAACCGGATTGTTGTGCCATTCGGCCCCCAGCACCCGGTGCTGCCCGAGCCCATTCATCTCGACCTGGTGCTGGAGGACGAGCGGGTGGTGGAGGCAGTGCCCACTATCGGGTATGTCCACCGCGGCCTTGAGAAACTGGTTGAGAAGCGGGATTACAAGGATTATGTCCTCATCGCAGAGCGTATCTGCGGCATCTGCTCGTTTACCCACTCGGTGACCTACTGCAATGCGATTGAACATATCATGGGCATTGAGGTCCCGGCCAGGGCACAGTTCATCAGGACCATCTGGATGGAATACTCAAGGATGCACTCCCACCTGCTCTGGCTCGGCCTGACGGCAGATGCGATGGGATTCGAGAACCTCTTCATGAACGCATGGCGCCTGAGAGAGGAGATCCTCGATGACATGGAGGCCACCACCGGCGGCCGGGTCATTCAGGGCTCGTCCAAGGTTGGTGGTATCCGCCTCGACATCCCGGACGAGAAACTCGGCGAGATGGTGGACCACCTGAAGAAAATCAGGCCTCTTCTGGAGGAGTCGAACCGTATCTTCACCCACGACCAGACCGTGCGCCACCGGATGCGGGG
This window harbors:
- the thsA gene encoding thermosome subunit alpha encodes the protein MLAGQPIIILRDNVDRIGGNEAQRSNIMAAKAIAEAVRTTLGPRGMDKMMVSSSGDVVITNDGATILHEMSVEHPTAKLVVEVAETQDNEVGDGTTTATIFIGSLMEQAEALLNRKVHPTVIANGYRLGMQKAMEVINEQVIKADGEDREMLIKVAATAVTGKSIEGVKDKITGIVVDAVLAVARKDEDGKYTVDEDDVQIKTMVGDHMEDAELLRGFLLDKTRVQHSMPKRLENAKIAMLSQPLEVTKTQVKSKIKITSAEQMEAFSVQENETLRAIAEEIVASGANTVFCQKGIADAVQYYLAKENIIAIQDVPESDMKKLSRAVGATIVSKPEDLTEETLGEAGLIEEMKDITITKITDCKHPHTVSILLKGTSQVFIDELERGVYDAARVVMDALEDGEYLVGGAAIDTELMMKISEFAATQEGRTQLAIEAFARMFEVIPYTLAENSGFDQIDKMVALKAAHANGENHAGLNVFTGEIIDMYAEGVIEPARVKRQAIMSATETAALIIRVDDMMISKSASQMGM
- a CDS encoding proton-conducting transporter membrane subunit, whose product is MELLVFLILFPALAALLFGVLPNSRLRDTIVVLVSAIIIAASLYLFVLFAGAGTVYFDIDGGMISQIMTGLEVIISAGLLYLAAKYRQYLIAGLVVVQLGVVLYAESLMHGTEALNNLFIDPFSVIMAMIIGIIGSLICIYSVGYMRDYHAHHAEMPDKRRWFFALLFVFLAAMFGVVFSNNLFWLFFFWEVTTLCSFLLIGYSWDEQARKNAFWALLLNLVGGLGFAFTFVWVGLTDPSGSLIMMDSLLAAGPAVAMIPAALIGFAGLTKAAQMPFSSWLVGAMIAPTPVSALLHSSTMVKAGVYVIVRFAPVYDASMVGYIISLVGGVTFLLASGIAISQSNAKKVLAYSTIANLGLVVACAGIGTYAAVWAAILLIVFHAVAKSLLFLSVGTVEHKIGSRDIEDMSGLISRMPRIALMMVIGIAGMFLAPFGMLISKWAALLAFLDAQFGFILILLLAFGSAVTVFFWTKWLGKLVAVAWKPEPLEVKISTYEFSALVPLTVLMVAVCIGFPLLSSELVVPYVFAIYGMAATLGQANVTIMLMMIFMVLIMPLSLFHFRKDRKVLSHYVGGRPSTPDMHFKGSIGVQRPVALGNYYLADYFGEKRLSHIGNGLCIAFIAMIAVTLLMGAAI
- a CDS encoding complex I subunit 1 family protein, translated to MITEIIFAIGFVIFAPFIGALIGGIDRKVTARMQGRVGPPVLQPLYDVFKLFEKEKAVVRNEVNFYIFSYLVFVIFTGALFFSGGDILLVIFALTLAHAFLILGAYAAVSPYSHVGAERELLQLMAVEPMLILTATGFYMATGSFAVKDIALWPEPIVMTIPLIFVGIVYVLTIKLRKSPFDLATSHHAHQELVKGVTTEFAGPTLGMVEIAHLYETVFFLGIIWLFFASMPWVGVLAVIIVYFLEILVDNTTTRVRWQVMLRSAWLVALVAGAINLGVLALL
- a CDS encoding NADH-quinone oxidoreductase subunit B family protein; this encodes MSYITKSPWVIHYDGSSCNGCDIEVLACLTPLYDLERFGIVNTGNPKHADVFLITGAINEQSLAVVKNTYEQMPDPKVVVAIGICATSGGVFRECYNVMGGVDQVIPVDVYVPGCAARPESIIDGVVRALGILEEKRTKMAEKGGTKK
- a CDS encoding NADH-quinone oxidoreductase subunit C; the encoded protein is MIEQKHTIIEIPVTGLLKKTEEYHTKGYRLVQIGCTPLGDRYEINYTFTNTSYEFESLRITVHDGDEIPSISGIYWGAFIYENETHDLFGLTVTGMNVDFQGHLIETRIPTPFKNPPSVTKVPKGGDAS
- a CDS encoding nickel-dependent hydrogenase large subunit codes for the protein MSNRIVVPFGPQHPVLPEPIHLDLVLEDERVVEAVPTIGYVHRGLEKLVEKRDYKDYVLIAERICGICSFTHSVTYCNAIEHIMGIEVPARAQFIRTIWMEYSRMHSHLLWLGLTADAMGFENLFMNAWRLREEILDDMEATTGGRVIQGSSKVGGIRLDIPDEKLGEMVDHLKKIRPLLEESNRIFTHDQTVRHRMRGLGVLTKEEAWELGAVGPVARGSGCDMDVRSSGYSAYGELGFKPITLPHGDCLDRCLVRSEEVLASIDLVERAVAKMPDGPIEEKVKGNPNGEYFAFSEQPRGECMHYVRANGTKNLVRHRVRTPTLTNIPPLVKMLAGIELADVPVVVLTIDPCIGCAER